The following proteins are encoded in a genomic region of Desulfosoma sp.:
- a CDS encoding class II fumarate hydratase: protein MKHENLRLERDTLGEVWVPETAYYGAQTQRAIENFAMSGRSMPRPFLEALALIKEKAAEVHALHGRLDSVLADAICQAAREVRAGKHWDQFPVDVFQTGSGTSTNMNMNEVLAGRANEILTGRRGGKHPVHPNDHVNMAQSSNDVIPTALHIAAWRLLQDKTIPALVRLEGALQEKAKAFADVLKIGRTHLQDALPVTLGQEFSGYARQVSLAVERLRSVQARLCEVALGGTAVGTGVGVPSGFVQEVLERIEAETGCVFREAQNHFEAQSSQDAVVETGGTLKTVAVSLWKIANDLRWLASGPRCGLGEIQLPAVQPGSSMMPGKVNPVILEAVLQAAARVMGNDTTLTLAGQAGIFELHMMLPLLADTLLESIHLITQSALVLVEKCLVGLQADRERCAAMVEQSLALATYLVPLVGYDRAAQVAQKAHEDGITVREAALALNIADPDVIDQVLAKALGRTIS from the coding sequence ATGAAACACGAGAATTTGAGACTGGAACGGGACACCTTGGGTGAAGTATGGGTGCCGGAGACGGCTTACTACGGGGCGCAGACGCAAAGAGCGATTGAAAATTTTGCCATGAGCGGGCGTTCGATGCCCAGGCCCTTTCTGGAGGCTTTAGCGCTGATCAAAGAAAAAGCCGCGGAGGTCCATGCGCTTCACGGCAGGCTCGATTCCGTTTTGGCGGACGCCATTTGTCAAGCGGCTCGCGAAGTTCGAGCAGGCAAACACTGGGATCAGTTTCCCGTAGACGTGTTTCAGACAGGTTCCGGGACGTCTACGAACATGAACATGAATGAAGTGCTGGCCGGGCGTGCCAATGAAATCCTTACGGGGCGCCGAGGGGGGAAACATCCTGTTCATCCCAACGACCACGTCAATATGGCCCAGTCCAGCAATGATGTCATTCCGACGGCTCTGCATATTGCAGCCTGGCGCCTTCTCCAGGACAAGACCATTCCGGCTTTGGTTCGTCTCGAAGGAGCGCTTCAGGAAAAAGCCAAAGCCTTTGCCGACGTTCTCAAGATCGGCCGCACGCACCTCCAGGATGCTTTGCCGGTCACCCTAGGTCAGGAATTTTCCGGTTACGCTCGCCAAGTGTCTTTGGCGGTGGAAAGGCTGCGTTCCGTGCAGGCTCGGCTATGTGAGGTGGCCCTCGGGGGCACCGCAGTAGGAACCGGCGTGGGTGTGCCGTCGGGTTTTGTGCAGGAAGTCCTGGAGCGCATTGAAGCCGAAACAGGCTGTGTATTTCGAGAGGCTCAGAACCATTTTGAGGCCCAAAGCAGTCAGGATGCCGTGGTGGAAACGGGAGGGACTCTTAAGACGGTTGCCGTGAGCCTTTGGAAAATTGCCAATGATCTGCGCTGGCTTGCTTCGGGGCCACGCTGCGGTCTAGGAGAAATCCAGCTACCCGCCGTCCAACCGGGATCTTCCATGATGCCGGGTAAAGTCAACCCCGTGATTCTTGAGGCTGTGCTTCAGGCCGCTGCTCGAGTTATGGGAAACGACACGACGCTGACTCTGGCCGGACAAGCAGGAATTTTTGAACTCCATATGATGCTGCCGCTCCTGGCCGACACCCTTCTAGAGTCCATTCATCTGATCACCCAAAGCGCCCTTGTGTTGGTGGAAAAATGTCTTGTGGGGCTTCAAGCCGACCGGGAACGTTGTGCTGCCATGGTGGAGCAGAGCCTGGCTCTGGCCACCTATCTCGTGCCGCTTGTGGGTTACGATCGGGCGGCCCAAGTGGCCCAAAAAGCCCACGAAGACGGAATCACGGTGCGAGAGGCGGCTCTGGCCTTGAACATCGCAGATCCCGATGTGATCGATCAGGTTTTGGCTAAAGCCCTGGGGCGCACCATTTCATGA